One genomic window of Vibrio mangrovi includes the following:
- a CDS encoding TauD/TfdA family dioxygenase, with protein sequence MNMKTQPLDNIGVIIQAQDQQISDIHQLPIQDLEEEILRSGLVLLRGFNPTNDKEMESFAQKLGPLLAWDFGYVLDLKIQQDPANHIFSRGRVELHWDGAFANETPRYNFFQCLESSASSGGGETIFLNTTRLLDSLPQDTFEELQSKSVSYSTKKVAHYGGDIHVPLLSQHPATQQMRIQFVEPFNEDNQDVNPVQALVSGLEKSKSDEFLHQMIQLCYQSQYIYNHVWEKGDYLLVDNHTMLHGRRRFQSEGLSRHLKRVHIL encoded by the coding sequence ATGAATATGAAGACTCAACCATTAGACAATATTGGTGTGATCATTCAAGCTCAGGATCAACAAATAAGCGATATTCATCAATTGCCTATCCAGGATCTGGAAGAGGAAATACTGAGATCGGGTCTTGTGTTGCTGAGAGGGTTTAATCCAACGAATGATAAAGAAATGGAAAGCTTTGCTCAAAAGCTTGGCCCTCTGCTGGCATGGGATTTTGGCTATGTTTTAGATCTCAAAATACAGCAAGATCCGGCAAACCATATTTTTAGTCGGGGACGGGTCGAGCTCCACTGGGATGGGGCGTTTGCAAATGAGACGCCTCGTTACAACTTTTTCCAGTGCTTAGAGAGTAGCGCGTCATCTGGTGGCGGGGAAACCATTTTCCTCAATACCACGAGATTACTTGATTCTCTTCCTCAGGATACTTTCGAGGAGCTGCAATCAAAATCTGTAAGCTATTCAACAAAAAAAGTCGCGCACTATGGTGGAGATATTCATGTGCCGTTATTGAGTCAGCATCCGGCCACGCAGCAGATGAGAATACAATTTGTCGAGCCATTTAACGAAGATAATCAAGATGTGAACCCGGTTCAGGCCTTGGTTTCGGGGCTAGAAAAATCAAAGAGCGATGAATTCCTCCACCAGATGATCCAGCTCTGCTATCAATCCCAATATATCTATAATCATGTCTGGGAAAAAGGCGACTATCTCCTTGTGGATAATCACACCATGCTACATGGGCGAAGACGATTTCAAAGTGAAGGGTTATCCAGACACCTGAAGCGTGTTCATATTTTGTAA
- a CDS encoding NAD(P)/FAD-dependent oxidoreductase, protein MENRDVIIIGGSKAGACLARQLKLSNPELDITIIERKNQFNSWVGESTLESFWDYMNKDLQLGHYLDSKFIYKHGLRFFFDNNDHSLPVNQMSEVGRSWYHSIPAVQIDRQVFDNDMVTFNREIGVEVRMGESVSDLEIDGEQGHTVITSKGTYKCRYLVDASGFSSPLGKKLGLIEPQDIKYSVSSMWGRFKFTNAIDQLGGTSWHERTNFTTRQLSTNHFMYKNYWFWLIPLDEQTVSIGLTSKDSQPDLGIKNQAAFIEFLQSHQCMKEILGDQFEIQDFQLMKRLSRRATVSFSKDRWFLTGMSSGFLDPMISPGSAYLTDANRMIGEIIQADLANDTTTFEGKIKAYNGYLYRWYESFKRHITGNYHGSYEVHRTNINASLIHWYGSILPKSFAKKYGYTESINSMTQEEIYQQIDKEVMMSGIYRVHQLAQEFEDVIKGHEYRLNQGEFFDIVLKEDQMMHSFTRGKYFNMSCEEIIDHDMLRAVYRNFIYSIHDFNNTQLNASEEKLSHAIECAISDQLSLAETMKLLLKEAA, encoded by the coding sequence ATGGAAAATAGAGATGTTATCATCATTGGTGGCTCGAAAGCCGGCGCTTGCCTTGCGAGACAATTAAAGTTATCGAATCCAGAATTAGATATTACGATTATTGAAAGAAAAAACCAGTTTAATAGTTGGGTCGGAGAGTCTACCCTTGAATCATTCTGGGATTATATGAACAAAGACTTACAACTTGGTCATTATCTTGATAGTAAGTTTATTTATAAACATGGACTGCGTTTCTTTTTCGATAATAATGATCATTCACTCCCAGTGAATCAAATGAGTGAAGTTGGCCGAAGTTGGTACCACTCGATTCCTGCTGTACAAATTGACAGGCAAGTATTTGATAACGATATGGTCACGTTTAATCGTGAAATCGGAGTTGAAGTGCGTATGGGAGAGTCTGTCTCAGATCTTGAAATCGATGGAGAGCAGGGTCATACGGTTATTACCTCTAAAGGAACTTACAAATGTCGTTACCTTGTTGATGCCAGTGGTTTCTCGTCACCTCTTGGTAAAAAATTGGGACTGATTGAACCCCAAGACATCAAATACTCTGTCAGTTCTATGTGGGGACGATTCAAGTTTACCAATGCCATCGATCAACTTGGTGGGACGAGTTGGCATGAAAGAACAAATTTCACAACTCGCCAGTTATCGACCAACCATTTTATGTACAAAAATTACTGGTTTTGGTTAATTCCCCTCGATGAACAAACCGTCAGTATTGGTTTAACGTCAAAAGACTCTCAACCAGATTTGGGGATAAAGAATCAGGCTGCTTTCATTGAATTTCTTCAGTCTCATCAGTGCATGAAAGAAATTCTGGGTGATCAGTTTGAAATTCAGGATTTCCAGCTGATGAAACGCTTGTCTCGCCGGGCAACAGTATCTTTCTCTAAAGATCGGTGGTTTCTCACTGGAATGTCGTCTGGATTCTTAGATCCGATGATTTCTCCCGGATCGGCTTATCTGACAGATGCAAATCGTATGATTGGAGAAATCATTCAGGCGGATTTAGCCAATGATACAACAACGTTTGAGGGAAAAATCAAGGCTTATAATGGCTATTTATATCGTTGGTATGAAAGCTTTAAACGTCACATCACCGGTAATTATCATGGTAGTTATGAAGTTCACCGTACTAATATCAATGCCTCACTAATTCATTGGTATGGCTCAATTTTACCCAAATCATTCGCGAAGAAATATGGTTATACCGAAAGTATCAATAGCATGACTCAGGAAGAAATTTATCAACAGATTGATAAAGAAGTCATGATGTCTGGTATTTATCGCGTGCATCAGCTTGCACAAGAATTCGAAGACGTTATCAAAGGGCATGAATACCGTCTCAATCAGGGAGAGTTTTTCGATATTGTCTTAAAAGAAGATCAAATGATGCATTCTTTTACCCGAGGAAAATATTTCAATATGTCGTGTGAAGAAATTATCGATCACGACATGCTTCGTGCCGTCTATCGTAACTTCATATATAGCATCCATGATTTCAATAATACCCAGCTTAATGCCAGTGAAGAAAAGCTGTCTCATGCAATTGAATGTGCTATTTCAGATCAACTTTCTCTCGCTGAGACGATGAAGTTACTTCTGAAAGAAGCAGCTTAA
- a CDS encoding HNH endonuclease, with protein sequence MIKFETEFINYLTNRRNAVTLDTARSYVSYLKRVDKQLFSIDFHTDIKCLDDIKNLVFGLRFTGMPERSISNCDVAMRAYLKFLNKVIYTEKLFPEESNTHIEGASVSVKVNRFERNLQARLACIAHHGVTCKVCNINFSEAYGDIGAGFIHVHHVTPLSEIKQGYTVDPVKDLVPVCPNCHAMLHRKVPPYTISELQKIIVK encoded by the coding sequence ATGATAAAATTTGAAACTGAGTTTATAAACTACCTTACCAATAGGCGTAATGCTGTAACGTTGGATACGGCTCGTAGCTATGTCAGTTACTTAAAAAGAGTTGATAAACAGTTATTCAGCATAGATTTTCATACAGATATTAAGTGTTTGGATGACATAAAAAATTTAGTTTTTGGGTTGCGTTTTACTGGTATGCCAGAACGCTCAATAAGTAATTGCGATGTTGCAATGCGTGCATATTTAAAATTTTTGAATAAGGTTATATATACTGAGAAGCTCTTTCCCGAGGAATCTAACACTCATATTGAGGGAGCATCGGTAAGTGTAAAAGTAAATCGCTTTGAGCGAAACCTTCAAGCTAGGCTCGCATGTATTGCTCATCACGGTGTAACTTGTAAGGTGTGTAATATCAACTTTAGCGAGGCTTATGGAGATATCGGTGCAGGTTTTATTCATGTGCATCACGTTACTCCATTGAGTGAGATTAAGCAGGGGTATACTGTCGACCCAGTAAAAGACCTTGTCCCGGTATGTCCTAATTGTCACGCAATGCTTCACCGAAAAGTTCCACCATATACCATATCGGAGCTACAAAAAATCATCGTAAAATAG
- a CDS encoding NAD(P)-dependent oxidoreductase, which yields MSFAQDLNWIRRNMQRTAYTVAQFGDCRDKKVAVCTHLDMKMVPLYEGFLQQGGSLFVTTCNPTTVRNEVVEYLADLGAVTQAELNMSEQAWEDSIQQAIDWQPDYVCEFGAEIMSRIQQRGNQKIIAGLEGTGSGVARLQDEALTFPVYNWDDLDAKEGLHNRHMVGLTAWQAFCERTHLTLHEKTVLVIGYGLVGQGVAFSARAYGGAVVVAERDPARRLMAQYDGWQVADPDEMIGQADVVVTATGARNVVTQTHLRQLKNGAFVMNVGHVSDEIDTSGLDMSRAEEVMPYVFEYQQQGKHFFLLANGAMFNLTAGFGDSINAFDVTLAIMAAGMQHMMGEGAKAEPGFYLLPDEVWKPALSAGAEAEAE from the coding sequence ATGAGTTTTGCTCAGGACTTAAACTGGATTCGCCGTAATATGCAAAGAACTGCTTATACTGTAGCACAGTTTGGTGACTGCCGGGACAAGAAAGTTGCGGTATGTACCCATCTGGATATGAAGATGGTGCCACTGTATGAAGGCTTTTTACAGCAAGGCGGTTCGCTGTTTGTGACCACTTGTAACCCGACCACTGTCCGTAATGAAGTTGTTGAATATCTGGCGGATTTGGGGGCAGTAACGCAGGCTGAACTCAATATGAGTGAGCAGGCATGGGAAGATTCTATTCAGCAGGCAATTGACTGGCAGCCGGATTATGTGTGTGAATTCGGCGCGGAAATCATGTCGAGAATCCAGCAGCGGGGAAATCAGAAAATAATTGCCGGGCTGGAAGGGACAGGTTCGGGGGTTGCCCGCCTGCAAGATGAAGCACTGACATTTCCTGTGTACAACTGGGATGATCTGGATGCTAAAGAAGGGCTGCATAATCGGCACATGGTTGGTCTGACCGCCTGGCAGGCGTTCTGTGAACGAACGCACCTGACGTTACATGAGAAAACGGTTCTGGTAATTGGTTACGGCTTGGTCGGGCAGGGTGTCGCCTTCTCTGCCAGAGCATATGGTGGTGCCGTTGTTGTGGCTGAACGGGATCCGGCCCGGCGTTTGATGGCCCAGTATGATGGCTGGCAGGTTGCAGACCCGGATGAAATGATCGGGCAGGCGGATGTGGTGGTGACGGCAACCGGAGCCAGAAATGTTGTCACACAGACACACTTACGCCAGTTGAAGAATGGGGCGTTTGTGATGAATGTCGGACACGTCAGTGATGAGATTGATACCAGCGGTCTGGACATGAGCCGGGCAGAAGAAGTGATGCCGTATGTGTTCGAGTATCAGCAGCAGGGCAAACATTTCTTCCTGCTGGCAAACGGTGCAATGTTTAATCTGACAGCCGGGTTTGGCGATAGTATCAATGCTTTTGATGTCACGCTGGCGATTATGGCCGCTGGTATGCAGCATATGATGGGCGAAGGTGCCAAAGCCGAGCCCGGTTTTTATCTGCTGCCTGATGAGGTATGGAAACCAGCGTTGAGCGCGGGTGCTGAAGCGGAAGCGGAATAG
- a CDS encoding MarR family winged helix-turn-helix transcriptional regulator: MSENNPFKYDVADASPGFLLWKLTGLWHTKLSQVLSEYEITQTQYAILASLRWFKKQDQLSTQASLVSHTKIEKMTMSKAIRQLESAGLVTRKQDEHDKRLLNVYLTAKGSLTIEKAIQAVESADENFFGILDNDDLNMYKKLTSEIIIKNDLL, translated from the coding sequence ATGTCCGAAAATAACCCATTTAAATATGATGTGGCAGATGCTAGTCCTGGCTTTTTATTATGGAAGCTTACAGGACTCTGGCACACTAAATTATCTCAAGTACTTTCAGAGTATGAAATAACTCAGACACAGTACGCTATCCTTGCGTCTCTGCGTTGGTTTAAAAAACAAGACCAATTATCAACACAAGCGAGCCTTGTTTCTCATACGAAAATAGAGAAAATGACAATGTCAAAAGCCATTCGACAGCTAGAGTCAGCAGGGTTAGTCACCCGAAAGCAGGATGAACATGACAAACGCTTACTAAATGTGTATTTAACAGCTAAAGGTAGTTTAACCATCGAAAAAGCAATTCAAGCGGTTGAAAGTGCAGACGAAAATTTTTTTGGCATTTTAGATAATGACGATCTAAATATGTATAAAAAACTCACTTCTGAAATTATTATTAAAAACGATTTATTGTAA
- a CDS encoding sulfite exporter TauE/SafE family protein → MLFKRKNTYVFFLALFYCVWSIQFSYGYTWQDLWDHWMTSATMVVGSLVAGSTPLGGGAVAFPVLTKVLHYSSQDARDFSILIQSVGMTFATLFFIARNVSIDWKVIIFLLPFTVIGQFLGYFISVDESSVKVIFSIFLILFSLIFLSHKKFIIQNALYFHIGLMPVGIICGALCAFIGCGSDTLLFFYLILFSKRQTLETIPTSVCFMAINSLLSICVQSMLSGGSSVHINVYDAWFFAAPIVAVGAPLGGRILTQINPYFLYLLIYVLIAVEVISTIILVDFEFLYKSAMFVVMSYSILKFMQYAINRPVLIEESQS, encoded by the coding sequence ATGTTATTTAAACGAAAAAATACCTATGTTTTTTTTCTGGCTTTATTTTATTGTGTCTGGAGCATTCAGTTTTCTTACGGGTACACCTGGCAAGATCTTTGGGATCATTGGATGACAAGCGCCACAATGGTCGTCGGCTCGTTGGTTGCGGGCTCAACGCCACTTGGCGGGGGCGCTGTTGCTTTTCCTGTACTGACCAAAGTGCTTCATTATTCCTCTCAGGATGCGCGGGATTTTTCAATTTTAATTCAATCTGTAGGGATGACTTTCGCCACGCTCTTTTTTATTGCCAGAAATGTATCTATTGATTGGAAAGTTATTATATTTTTATTGCCATTTACAGTGATAGGGCAATTTCTGGGGTATTTTATTTCTGTTGATGAATCGAGCGTCAAAGTTATTTTCAGTATCTTCTTAATTTTATTTTCTTTAATTTTTCTTTCTCATAAGAAATTTATCATTCAGAATGCTCTGTATTTCCACATTGGTTTAATGCCTGTGGGGATTATATGTGGTGCACTTTGTGCTTTCATTGGGTGTGGGTCAGACACTTTACTCTTTTTTTATTTGATTCTTTTCAGCAAAAGGCAAACGCTGGAGACCATTCCAACGTCTGTTTGCTTTATGGCCATCAATTCATTACTCAGTATTTGTGTTCAATCTATGCTGTCGGGAGGTTCATCCGTCCATATCAATGTTTATGATGCATGGTTTTTCGCTGCGCCAATTGTTGCTGTTGGTGCGCCTCTGGGCGGGAGAATACTGACACAAATCAACCCTTATTTCCTGTATCTGCTGATTTATGTTCTGATCGCTGTTGAAGTGATTTCAACCATTATTCTGGTTGATTTCGAGTTCCTTTATAAATCTGCGATGTTCGTTGTGATGTCTTATTCAATACTAAAATTCATGCAATATGCCATCAACAGACCGGTACTGATAGAAGAAAGCCAGAGCTGA
- the tssI gene encoding type VI secretion system Vgr family protein: MTTLKFRLTIDGIDDETLVVRDYQGMESISDSVDQQGHPVHGYRYTIDIASRNSDLTFEQMVDTTALLEVLRDNEVVQRVHGVIRSFSRGDTGHHHTFYSLTLVPSLERLSLRHNSRIFQQLDVPEIFSILFQEMNIGDFAFSVKRECTKREYCVQYRETDLEFFHRLAAEEGLMYRFEHHQDKHILVITDSPEGFGRLATPVPYNALSGGVFETPYVSTLTENKRTEVSDACLSDRSFKKPSYKISHAATAQNMSYQRGDYEHFDHPGRFKDDASGKAFTQVRLEALRRKAHTFEGKSNEARLQAGYRFDLMEHPDREMNRNYLLVQIAYQGSQPQALEESGGSGATTYANQFAAVPGEQVWRMAPHTKPILKFPTLAKVVGPEGEEIYCDEYGRVKVQFPWDRYGNSDDQSSCWLRVSQGLAGAQYGMMAIPRIGHEVVVHFLNGDPDQPLITGRTYNANNVAPYPLPDNKTKTVLRTETHQGEGYNELSFEDQSGSEKIYLHAQKDTDMLIENDSTTYIKHNQSSTIDNDRYSHIKANDHHTVSGEARTKIAQSQTLMIEGELHVKAGRVWVNESGTEIHIKAGEHVVIEAGNEITLKAGGSFVKVDPSGVSLVGPGVNLNSGGSAGNGSGFGGEAAILPQISAKATAIEASAYSPKQATLTALDAEVKNQLPDMEKESRPTKIAGSSADIQETGSDTPIKVDPENMYWPNYDFINHREIAVEYTRKAVDLAVLSLEDAEEFANNLWLEYNGKETLDNTKKVWDGAANAHDAYRLAKGLGGMGVVVYTKEANGRDYVIIKGYKQHLKTLMKGNRWRANNPQVVQLGLGTQNMARNMLRVGLVVDIIFAIAINAVDVFVHDEKTMADLVGRSGTDIAKGIISTGAGTVAAVVASSFSLPLIVVGCTFAGVGFIVSVGLDWADNAWGVSDTLVEKLKEVNE, translated from the coding sequence ATGACAACATTAAAATTTCGCCTTACCATCGATGGGATCGATGATGAGACATTGGTGGTCCGCGACTATCAGGGCATGGAGTCCATTTCAGACTCGGTCGATCAGCAAGGTCATCCGGTTCATGGCTATCGCTATACCATTGATATTGCCAGCCGCAATAGTGATTTAACTTTTGAGCAGATGGTGGATACAACCGCATTGCTTGAAGTTCTCCGAGACAACGAAGTGGTGCAGCGGGTTCACGGTGTGATCCGCAGTTTCAGCCGGGGCGATACCGGTCATCATCATACCTTTTATTCATTAACGCTGGTGCCTTCGCTTGAAAGACTTTCCTTGCGCCATAACAGCCGCATCTTCCAGCAGTTAGATGTGCCGGAAATCTTCTCCATTCTGTTTCAGGAAATGAATATCGGTGATTTTGCTTTCTCGGTGAAGCGTGAATGTACCAAACGGGAATACTGCGTCCAATACCGCGAGACAGATTTAGAATTTTTCCACCGTCTGGCTGCTGAAGAAGGGTTAATGTACCGGTTTGAGCATCATCAGGATAAACACATCCTGGTCATCACCGACAGCCCCGAAGGATTCGGACGTCTGGCAACGCCAGTGCCTTATAATGCGTTGTCCGGAGGTGTATTTGAAACCCCATATGTCTCGACTCTGACCGAGAATAAACGAACCGAAGTCAGCGATGCCTGTCTGAGTGATCGCAGTTTTAAAAAGCCGTCATACAAGATTTCTCATGCCGCCACTGCTCAGAATATGAGTTATCAGCGCGGTGACTACGAACATTTTGACCATCCGGGCCGGTTTAAAGACGATGCCAGCGGTAAAGCCTTTACTCAGGTTCGCCTTGAAGCGCTACGCAGAAAAGCCCATACCTTTGAGGGCAAAAGTAACGAGGCAAGGCTTCAGGCTGGCTATCGATTTGATTTGATGGAACACCCAGACAGAGAAATGAACCGCAACTATCTGTTGGTCCAGATTGCGTATCAGGGCAGTCAGCCACAGGCGCTGGAAGAATCCGGCGGCAGCGGTGCCACGACTTACGCGAATCAGTTTGCAGCCGTTCCCGGTGAACAGGTGTGGCGTATGGCACCACACACCAAACCGATTCTGAAATTCCCGACACTGGCAAAAGTGGTCGGCCCGGAAGGGGAAGAAATCTACTGTGACGAATATGGCCGGGTGAAAGTTCAGTTTCCGTGGGATCGTTATGGCAACTCCGATGATCAAAGCTCTTGCTGGCTGCGTGTTTCCCAAGGCTTGGCGGGGGCGCAGTACGGCATGATGGCCATTCCACGTATCGGCCATGAAGTGGTGGTTCATTTTCTCAATGGCGATCCGGATCAGCCGCTCATCACCGGGCGGACTTACAATGCCAACAATGTTGCGCCGTATCCGTTGCCGGACAACAAAACCAAGACTGTGCTCCGCACCGAAACTCATCAGGGTGAAGGCTATAACGAACTGAGTTTTGAAGACCAGTCGGGCAGCGAAAAAATCTATCTCCATGCGCAGAAAGACACCGATATGCTGATTGAAAACGATTCAACTACGTATATTAAACATAACCAGAGTTCTACCATCGATAATGACCGCTACAGCCATATTAAGGCGAATGATCATCATACGGTGAGCGGTGAAGCGAGAACCAAAATCGCTCAGAGCCAGACGTTGATGATTGAAGGTGAACTGCATGTCAAAGCCGGAAGAGTCTGGGTCAATGAATCCGGGACGGAAATCCATATTAAGGCTGGTGAACATGTTGTGATTGAAGCTGGTAATGAAATCACTCTCAAGGCTGGTGGTAGCTTTGTTAAAGTCGATCCATCGGGTGTATCGCTGGTTGGCCCCGGCGTGAATCTGAATTCTGGTGGCAGTGCCGGAAATGGCAGTGGGTTTGGTGGGGAAGCCGCAATCCTTCCGCAAATATCAGCCAAGGCAACTGCTATTGAAGCTTCTGCTTATTCTCCAAAACAGGCAACGTTAACGGCGCTTGATGCTGAAGTGAAAAACCAATTGCCGGATATGGAAAAAGAAAGTCGTCCAACGAAGATAGCCGGGAGCAGCGCTGATATCCAAGAGACTGGTTCAGACACCCCAATCAAGGTTGATCCGGAGAATATGTATTGGCCCAACTATGACTTTATCAACCATCGGGAAATTGCGGTGGAATATACTCGGAAGGCGGTAGATTTAGCGGTGCTGTCGCTTGAAGATGCTGAAGAATTTGCCAATAACCTGTGGCTGGAATACAACGGTAAAGAGACGCTGGACAATACCAAGAAAGTCTGGGATGGTGCTGCCAATGCGCACGATGCTTACCGACTGGCAAAAGGGCTCGGCGGCATGGGCGTGGTTGTTTATACCAAAGAAGCAAACGGCCGGGATTACGTGATTATCAAAGGGTATAAACAGCATCTGAAAACCCTGATGAAAGGCAACCGCTGGCGGGCCAACAATCCGCAGGTAGTTCAGCTTGGTTTGGGCACCCAAAATATGGCGAGAAATATGCTCAGAGTTGGCTTGGTGGTCGATATTATTTTTGCTATTGCGATTAACGCGGTTGACGTGTTTGTTCATGATGAGAAAACCATGGCAGATCTGGTTGGACGCTCTGGGACTGATATTGCCAAAGGGATTATTTCGACGGGAGCAGGAACTGTCGCAGCGGTTGTTGCGAGTTCTTTCAGCTTACCATTGATAGTCGTTGGTTGCACTTTTGCCGGTGTTGGTTTTATCGTTAGTGTTGGACTTGATTGGGCTGATAATGCATGGGGTGTTTCCGATACTCTTGTAGAGAAGTTAAAAGAGGTTAATGAATGA
- a CDS encoding DUF1240 domain-containing protein — MIVRIAGIVFFALILGGDLLLAPNLLLPFQPLGERIRLLAYTNFAAIAAVIPLLGGGILVGIHQIFHPRKNAGEYAKAYHSVGMKIFWITLAVVILAIFSRFYLGYKVDQAGYVKCVNESRTSAKSSWRVYAKSESLCKDSSGIYGG; from the coding sequence ATGATAGTGAGAATTGCTGGGATTGTGTTTTTTGCATTGATTCTAGGTGGTGATTTATTGTTGGCGCCAAATTTGTTACTCCCATTTCAGCCTCTTGGTGAAAGAATTCGGTTGCTGGCGTATACGAATTTTGCTGCTATTGCTGCGGTTATCCCATTGTTAGGTGGGGGAATATTGGTTGGTATTCATCAAATATTCCATCCCAGAAAAAATGCGGGTGAATATGCGAAAGCTTATCACAGCGTTGGTATGAAAATTTTCTGGATTACGCTTGCAGTCGTCATCCTTGCTATTTTTTCCCGCTTCTACCTCGGCTACAAAGTCGATCAGGCCGGATATGTAAAATGTGTGAACGAATCTCGGACCTCAGCCAAAAGTAGCTGGCGGGTGTATGCCAAGTCAGAGAGTTTATGCAAAGACTCTTCAGGGATTTATGGCGGATAA
- a CDS encoding HEPN domain-containing protein — protein MLSVFIRYQPHFMIMKTSLDHLPEYKQRELATISGILRDTLEDYLRGKTGSKSEFRILKIILFGSHAKGSWVNDPVNGYISDYDILVIVNKPALVEDDVVWQRAEEQIDRKVKSAPLGLIVHDLQEVNERLQQGHYFFKDIREEGIELFAATPKPLVMPGDLTETEQRDIARKHYEQWFERAASGLEIFDFAFKKSMIYDAAFALHQVTEKLFACTLLVCTNYLPKSHNIEKLGKFCAQIDPAFAEIFPMKNKFHRRSFRRLQRAYIDARYSEHYEITEEELDYLATEVQRLRDLTARVCGEWIGQ, from the coding sequence ATGCTGTCTGTATTCATCCGCTATCAACCTCATTTCATGATTATGAAAACATCTCTCGACCATCTTCCCGAATATAAACAGCGTGAGCTGGCAACGATTTCGGGCATCCTGCGCGATACGCTGGAAGATTATCTCCGGGGCAAAACCGGGAGTAAAAGTGAGTTCCGTATCCTGAAAATCATCCTGTTCGGCAGTCATGCCAAAGGCAGTTGGGTCAATGATCCGGTCAATGGTTATATCAGCGACTACGATATTCTGGTGATTGTGAATAAACCGGCACTGGTCGAAGATGATGTGGTGTGGCAACGGGCCGAAGAGCAGATCGACCGCAAAGTGAAATCCGCACCGCTCGGTTTGATTGTGCATGATCTTCAGGAAGTGAACGAACGGCTGCAACAAGGGCATTATTTTTTTAAAGATATTCGGGAAGAAGGGATTGAGCTGTTTGCCGCAACGCCGAAACCATTGGTGATGCCAGGAGATCTGACAGAAACAGAACAACGGGATATTGCCCGGAAGCATTATGAGCAGTGGTTTGAACGTGCAGCCAGTGGATTAGAAATATTTGATTTTGCTTTTAAAAAATCCATGATTTACGATGCCGCTTTTGCTCTTCATCAAGTCACAGAAAAACTTTTTGCCTGTACTTTACTTGTTTGTACCAACTATTTACCCAAATCCCATAATATTGAAAAACTGGGTAAGTTTTGTGCACAAATCGATCCGGCCTTTGCTGAGATTTTTCCGATGAAGAACAAGTTCCATCGCCGCAGTTTCCGGCGTCTGCAACGGGCTTATATCGATGCCCGCTATTCGGAACACTACGAAATCACAGAGGAAGAACTGGATTATCTGGCAACGGAAGTGCAGCGATTACGGGATTTAACGGCAAGGGTTTGTGGTGAATGGATAGGTCAGTAA
- a CDS encoding SRPBCC family protein: protein MWEQSYSVKVSDMTAEEIWNVWTNVNEWYTWQDDIEFAQLTSEFKVGEVFKFKPKGAPTFTLEITEAVKNTMFTDLTKLPLAKMYDKHEIIRHADGLELKSTISICGPLAFLWRQIIATNIVNSLPVQTENLINKVRNVRK, encoded by the coding sequence ATGTGGGAACAAAGTTATAGTGTTAAAGTCTCTGATATGACAGCTGAAGAAATATGGAATGTCTGGACAAACGTTAATGAGTGGTACACATGGCAAGATGATATCGAATTTGCTCAACTAACATCAGAGTTTAAAGTTGGAGAAGTGTTTAAATTTAAACCTAAAGGAGCACCAACTTTTACGCTTGAAATCACTGAAGCAGTAAAAAACACCATGTTCACTGACTTAACAAAACTTCCACTAGCTAAAATGTATGATAAACATGAAATTATACGTCATGCTGATGGGCTAGAACTAAAATCTACTATTAGTATTTGTGGTCCATTAGCTTTTTTATGGCGGCAAATTATAGCAACCAACATCGTCAATAGTTTGCCTGTTCAAACTGAAAATTTAATCAATAAAGTGCGTAATGTCCGAAAATAA